Part of the Tolypothrix sp. PCC 7910 genome, TTTCGTCTTTTTGCTGGCGTGTTATACCAGCTATACAGTTGGATTACTTTGGCTGATGCTAATTTTAGAGCATGGAGTACAGCAAATAATTCGCGATCGCCATCAAAAACCAACACCAATTTCATTTCCCACCATCATCAAACTCCTCATCGGCATTCCCCTAACCCAATGGCTTTATGGGTTAGGAATGTTGTCTTCTTTAAGAATGTCTACAATGAACTGGCGTGGTATCACCTACCGCATTTCCGGCCCTTGGAACATTCGGGTAGTGGAGTACCGGAAGTATAGGTGAGGGGGGATTGGGGAACTCGGGGCCCCCTCTGGGGATAAGGGGTAATGGGGACTGGGGACTGGGGATTGGGGATAAGAGAGAGAAATTCCTATTACCAATTACCAATTACCAATTACCAATGCCCCATGCCCCATGCCCAATGCCCCATTCCATTAAGAATTTTCCAGAAATCTTTGCTGCGTAAATCCTAAAACCAGCACTTTCATGGAATCTTCTAGGTGAGCAAACATGAACGATTTGGCGAGATTGTTGTCTCAGATTGTACTGGGATGGCTGGCCATTCAGGTATTTTTGATTCTTGTTTTCTTGTGGAATTTGCGTTCTGATCAGGGGAAATTATTGCCAGATGACAAGTTACCCAAAACTGCGATCGTTCTTTGTTTGCGGGGTGCAGATCCTTTTCTGCCTAATTGTTTGCGTGCTTTATTAAATCAGAACTATCCCCAGTATGATTTAAAGCTGATTGTTGATCGTCAAGAAGATCCAGCTTGGAAAATTGCGACTGATACTATCCAAGAGCTAAAAGCAACTAATGTTGAAATTAGCCCTTTGAGAATTATCCGCAAAAACTGTAGCCTGAAGTGCAGTTCTCTACTGCAAGCAGCGTCAGATTTAGATGATTCCTATCAGGTAGTTGCTTTAGTTGATGCTGATACCATCGTTCATCCTAATTGGCTGCGGGAATTAGTCAGCCCTTTAAATAATCCCCACATTGGCGCGACAACTGGTAACCGTTGGTACTTACCTACAGGTAAATATTGGGGTTCTTTAGTACGCTACATCTGGAATGTATCTGCGGTTGTGCAGATGTATTTATATGGGATTCCTTGGGGTGGAACTCTCGCTGTGAAAACGGAAGTACTGCGTCAAACGGGACTTTTAGATAAGTGGAGTAAGGCATTTGGCGAAGATACTATGATGCGTAGTGTCTTAGGCAAAAATAAGTTACGAGTGAAATTTGTACCTTCCTTATTAATGCTAAATCGGGAAGAATCAGATTTACCCAGCTTAAGATACTGGCTACAGCGTCAACTAATATCTTCACGTCTGTATCATCCCTGGTGGTTGGCTGTAGTTGGCGACACGATTTTAACTATATTATTGCCAACTCTGCTAATTGTGTTGTTCGTAGCAGCATTGTTTACCCAACAATGGAACACTGCAGTTTTCTGCTTGAGTTGTTACATTGGCTATATGTTGGGACTTCTCTTGCTGGTAATTGTTTTAGAAAAAGAGATACAGCAAGTCCTGCACCGTCATGGTGAACCGATAACAAAACTCGCACCAGCAACCATCTTCAAAATTTTCATTGGGATTCCCTTTACCCAATGGGTTTATGGTTGTGCCATGTTTCTCTCTCTGTGGATGTCAAAAGTCAAGTGGCGCGGAATCACCTACGATATCAAAGGCCCTTGGAACATTCGCCTCCTCGACTATCGCCCTTATAAAATCGTAGACCAACCAAGCGATCGCAAACTTTCTCTTTGATTGGGGATTGGGGACTAGGGACTGGGGATTGGGGACTGGGGACTGGGGGCTGGGAGATATTCCTATTACTCATTACTCATTACTCATTACTCATTACCCATTACCAATTACCCATTACCAATTACCTATGCCCCATGCCCCATGCCCAATCCCCCATGCCCCATTCTCATGAAATCTCTGCTGCGTAAATCCTAAAACCAAAACCAGCTTTTTCATGAAATATCTCCTTTATTATGACAAACCAACCTCTGCGGATTGCTCTCTTTACAGGATTGTATGCTCCCTTCCTTACAGGGGTTTCAGTAGCAGTACATCAGCGAGTTCGTTGGTTATTAGAGCAGGGACATGAGGTATTTCTCATCCATCCCGAATTTAATGATAAATACCCCAAACAAGTTGGAAATCGTCCAATGCCGGGATTAGAAGAGTTACAGAAATTTCCTAACTTTTCTTCCTATGCATTCCCTACTCAACCACTGATTTTCTATAAGTCTCTACCTCAACCATTAAGTTACAAACATTGGAGTGATACTAAATTACTGTTGAACTTTCAACCCGATATTATCGTTGTTGAAGAATCAGCCCAAATGAGAGGAGCTTACTCAGCTTTCTTGCAAGGGTACGGTCGTGCTGTAGGA contains:
- a CDS encoding glycosyltransferase family 2 protein; amino-acid sequence: MNDLARLLSQIVLGWLAIQVFLILVFLWNLRSDQGKLLPDDKLPKTAIVLCLRGADPFLPNCLRALLNQNYPQYDLKLIVDRQEDPAWKIATDTIQELKATNVEISPLRIIRKNCSLKCSSLLQAASDLDDSYQVVALVDADTIVHPNWLRELVSPLNNPHIGATTGNRWYLPTGKYWGSLVRYIWNVSAVVQMYLYGIPWGGTLAVKTEVLRQTGLLDKWSKAFGEDTMMRSVLGKNKLRVKFVPSLLMLNREESDLPSLRYWLQRQLISSRLYHPWWLAVVGDTILTILLPTLLIVLFVAALFTQQWNTAVFCLSCYIGYMLGLLLLVIVLEKEIQQVLHRHGEPITKLAPATIFKIFIGIPFTQWVYGCAMFLSLWMSKVKWRGITYDIKGPWNIRLLDYRPYKIVDQPSDRKLSL